ACGAATTGCTCTCAATTAAcacttttcactttcaatCTTGGGCAAAGATATTGGTTAATAAATTGTCGTGAAACCTTCTTCAAAAGTAGAAGTAGAAGTCGAACAGTGAAAGTTTTCCAAATCTGAtgcaatggaaaattatttaatcGTGTCGATATCATTGTTATTATCTTTACAGATCGTCACCTATGGCCCATTGCCATTGCTTACTGGATCAAGGTGAAAGTGGTGATCGTATCCTTCTTTGTGGGCAGTGCCATCTACTTGGGTCTGCGCTATTTCTGGCCCCATGCCAGGTGCAACCAGGAGATCATCCTTGATCATCCGTAAGAAGCTCTCAAAACTGCGTCCCTTACTGGTTTATTAATAattccatttcttttttagTCCTTCGTCTTTCTCTCATCACGATCACATTCCCTACTCTCTGGACCACGATCACTCGGAGCACTATGATGCTCCTTCATCTTTTGACTCCGGCGCCAGTTTCGAGCCCTATTCCGGATACAGCAGCTATGCTGGATCGGACATTGTCTCTGATGTGCATGGCGACTACCATAGCGAATCTCCCTCTGGACCAAGTGGCCCATCTGGTCCCGTAGACACGCGCCGTCGCGGACGCCGTAGCGCTGCAGATAACGCCCATTTGATCCAAGATGAGCAGGAGGAAGAGCATGTGGAGATTGTGGATGAGGAAATTTCAGAGAGCGTGGCTCGCCAAATGCCCGCCGAAGAGCAGTAAGTACAGAACGTTTCTTATTCACTATATAAggtaacattttcaaaattcaTCTTTAGGATTGCCGATTTTATGTTCGCCTTTTTGGGCCTGGACTCAAAGGCGTGCCGACGCCGATTTGTCTGCGAAATGGAGTTTAGATCCAAGTTGAATCCCTTGACCAGCATGGCTTTCCGCATTGTGGGTCGCGGTTTCTTTGAGAAGTACACCAATGCCAGAAATCCTATGGCCAGGGCCACCAGCTTTGGCGAGTGTGCTGCCGTCAATCCCGAGTGCATTTTCGTGGAGAACGACAACGGCGAGGAAAATCCGGAGTCGGAGGCACACCAGGAGGCTGATCAGCAACAGGAGGAGCAGGCAGTCACCGAGGAATCTGCCGCTGAGGATTCCCAGAATGAGATCAACCTCCAAGCCGAAAGGCGACGAGCCAAGCACAAGAATCGCAAGCTCAGCTCCATTGCCGAGCACATCCTGATGCAGTAGAACAGCCTTGTCTAATTAATctatttaattgtatttatttattttagctatAAGAGTGGATAACGAACACAAATAAACTTGCCTCAATCTATGTATGGAAAGTGAAAAATTACAACGTTTTCTTAAAtgcaattcaaattaaaaaggGTTAAACAAAATCTcacagaaacaaaaaccaaatgaataCCTACCGCGAATACCTCGAAATGTGACTAAATTGAACAACTAATGCGACTATCAGTCGGAACTAAATCTTCTTGGTCTTTTTCTTCTTGATGGCATTTATCTGGTCGGCCATCTGTTCAATCTCGCGCTGGTTGATTGGCTCGTTCTTGCGCACCTGTGTCTTGCTTTTCTGTCGCTGGGCGAGATCGGCGGCGACATCGTTAAGCTTGCTCCACACGAAGCTGAGGAAACTGGTGGCCAGATCCTGCTTAAAGAAGGCAATGGCCACCAAGGCGATGAGCACCAGAGCCGAAATCGAATTCTGGTTGAGATCCGCTTCGGCGGCGCGCACCTCCGGCTTGAACTCCAACTCAACGAACACGGAACCCCTGTCAGCCACAAACGTAGTCGATGGCAGCTTGTAGGTATATGTTTTATCGGAGAGGGTGGACTGCAGTTCTACCACGTAGCTCTTGCCGTCCAGAGGAATGCGAGGGAAGAAGACGGTGATACCAGGGTTCAGTCTTGCTTTAGGATTCACCGGGGTGCCCACACGTTGCGAGAACACAGGAGAATCCGAGTTTCCTTTGCGGTACATCACAATGCGCAGCGTCTTGTAGTGTTCATTGAGTGTGGCCGTCACCCTAGCAGTGATGTCTACAATCTTCAAGGGGCTAATAGCCACCAGATTTATGTCACGCACATCCTCGTTGGCCACCTTAACCGTGTGCTGGGCAGGAATAGATCGCTCTACGATTTCCTTGTCGGGAACGACGCGAACGGAGTAACTACAGCCAGGTTGCAAACCTCGGATGCGATACTGTCCATTCGCCTCGCTGGTGGCCTCCTCCGGCTGCTGGGGGCACGAATTATCGGCTGTGGCCTGAACATTAACGCCGGCGAAGGGATCGCCGTTTAGGGAGCTCACTGTGCCAAAGATCGAGTAAGCGAAACGCTTGCCACTTTAAAAATAGAGAAATGCTTC
The sequence above is drawn from the Drosophila melanogaster chromosome 2R genome and encodes:
- the CG12920 gene encoding uncharacterized protein; the protein is MHKNTIWYGAVLLVVYFTLVFCEETKNEEAPAQLDNQVEDTWENLGRELMEFEGRTRRHRHHMFWYRHLWPIAIAYWIKVKVVIVSFFVGSAIYLGLRYFWPHARCNQEIILDHPPSSFSHHDHIPYSLDHDHSEHYDAPSSFDSGASFEPYSGYSSYAGSDIVSDVHGDYHSESPSGPSGPSGPVDTRRRGRRSAADNAHLIQDEQEEEHVEIVDEEISESVARQMPAEEQIADFMFAFLGLDSKACRRRFVCEMEFRSKLNPLTSMAFRIVGRGFFEKYTNARNPMARATSFGECAAVNPECIFVENDNGEENPESEAHQEADQQQEEQAVTEESAAEDSQNEINLQAERRRAKHKNRKLSSIAEHILMQ